The following nucleotide sequence is from Erythrobacter aurantius.
TGGCTGGTTTCGAGCACGTTGGCCTTGTCCACGCTGGTCACGCGCAGCTTGTTGTTGCGCGCCCGCGCGGTGCGGAACGCGATCAGCGCGATGCGGCGCACCTCGGTTTCGGAGTAGTTCATCATGTCCCACCCCTCGCGCGTGCCGTCATTCGCCATGCGCACGCCCTTGTCGCCGAAATAGACGTCGCCCGTCAGTTCGCGCACGATGATGAGATCGAGTTCCCGCGCGATTTCCGGCTTGAGCGGAGAAAGGTGTTCAAGTCCCGGAAACACCTTGGCCGGGCGCAGATTGGCGAACAGGCCCAATTCCTTGCGCAGGCCCAGCACCGCCTGTTCGGGCCGCAGGTGCCGATCAAGCTTGTCGCACGAGGGATCGCCCACCGCGCCGAACAGCACCGCATCGCAGGAACGCGCGATGGTCAGCGTTTCTTCGGGCAGCGGATGGCCGTGGCGCTTGTAAGCGACGCCGCCGACATCGCCTTCGAACATGATCAGGCCCGGCAGGCCCAATGCTTCGAGCACGCGCACCGCTTCGCGTGTCACTTCGGGGCCGATCCCGTCGCCGGGCAGAACTGCGATCTTCACGTGGTCATCCTCCCACCATCCGCGCAAGGCGTTCGCCCAGCGTCACCCTTGCAGCCATAACATCGCGGGCGCGACCATCAAGCAGGTGATCGCGGATCGGACGATGAAGCTGGCGGAATGCCTGAAACTGCGCGTCGAAATCCCCCGCCATGTCGGGCTTTTGCCCGCCATACCCCAGCTCGCCCAGCAGCATCGCCTCGTATGCGACCATGGCGGGCAACCATCCGCGCGCAGACGGGGCATGGCAGATCGCGGTCAGCAGCGCGTCGAGCGCGGAATAGAGCGCGGGGTAAGGATTGCGTTCGGGCAGCGTGCTGGCGGTGAGCGCGCAGGCCCACTGGATCGCGCTCGCGGGCAAAGGCTCGGTCATCCACGGAGCGCGGCTTTCGCTGAGTTCGAGCCGGGCAAACGGCAGCTGGCTGTCGGAGCGGGCGCGCAGTTCCACCTCCACCGCGTTGCCGGGGATCATCACCGGGCGCAATTGCCGCCCTCGCCCACCCGCGACATAGCCCGCGACAAGGCCATATTCCTCGGTCAGCAGCCGCGCGATCGCGGCGCTTTCGCCGTGGGCACGCGATGCGATGAGGATTGCGGGCGCGGAAAGGTTCATCTGCCTCCCCCGTCGCCTGATTATTCCCCTTGGGCAAGCCCCAGTTGCGCTTCGATGAATTCAGCCTGCTTGCGGAAATAGAACAGCTGGTTGGCCAGCTTGCGCCAGCCGTGGCCTTCGTCCGGGATGCGGATGAAGGGTGCCTCCACCCCGTTGGCGCGCAGCGTCTTCACCATCACCTCGGTTTCGTAGATGTCGATGCGCGGGTCCATCACCCCATGTGAGAACAGCACCGGCACGGTGATCTGGTCGGCTTTGCGGATCGGCGAATTGACGCTGTAGAAATCGCGCCAGCGTTGTTCGGTGATGTCGCCATATTCGATCCGGTCGGCCGCTTTCAGCGATGGCGAGGCAACCTCCAGCGCGGTGACCCAGTCGGCCACACCGTAAAGCGAGACACCGGCGGCAAATTCGCCCGGATATTCGGCCAGCACCGCATTCACCGCATAGCCGCCATAGGAACCGCCCATCACCGCCGCACGATCACCGTCGATCAGCCCGTCAGCCGCCAGCGCCGCCTTCAGATCGACCAGATCGCTGATCGAATCGAGCCGCTTTTCCCGGTCGTCGAGGGTCGAATAGGTCCGGCCCAGCCCGGTCGAACCGCGCACATTCGGCTGGAACACCGCCACGCCGCGCGCGACGTGATATTGCGTTACCGGATCGAACGTCGCCATCGATTGCCCCGAAGGCCCGCCGTGCACGTCGAAAATCACCGGAGGGGCATCCGCGCCCTTCCCTGCGCCTTCGGGCAGATACAGCAGACCCTGCAATTCCACCCCGTCACGCGCCGGATAACGCACCACCTGCGGCCGCACGAGCCGGGCGGGATCGAGCCCGGCAAGGTTCGCGGCAAAGACTTTCTCGCCCGTCCCTTCGACCGGGTCGATCATCCAGATTTCACCCGGCGTCTGCCAGCCGTTGACCCGCACCATCAGCATCGGGTCCTCGTTGCCTTCGCAGTCGAGCTGGTATTTGCCTTCGGGCAAGGCAGGCACGGGCAGATCGCTGCCATCACCCGCATTGCGCAGCCGCAGCGTGTCGAAGCCGTCGCGGTTTTCGGTGTAGGCGATGATTTCCCCGTCCGCGCCGCAGACCTCGACATTCTCGACATCGGCGTCGGACGGCTCGACCATCTGGAATTCGGCTTCGTCAATCCGATAGACCGTCAGCGCGCCGAATTCGCGGCCGACATTGGTGGAAAAGGCAAAGGCGCTCGAATCCCCTTTCCAGGCAAAGCTGCCGAGCGTGTGGCTGGCACGGTCCTCAACCGTAGGCTTGGAGATCGTGGTCATCTCCTTGGTGGCGAGATCGAGGAGGTAGAGATTGTCGGCATCCTCGCCCACCGTCTCCGTCACCAGCGCGTATTTGCCGTCAGGCGAGATCGAGCGGGCGGCAAGGCCCAGTTCGCTTTCGACGATCAGCTCGCTCTCACCCGACATGGTGCCGCGATAGATGTCGAACACGCCCGTTCCGCGTGCGGTGGAGGCGTAGACGAAGCTGCCGTCGGCGGCGAAATCGCCGAAGATGCGGAAATCGCCGCGCGCTGCGGGAAGCACTTCGGTTTCGGTGCTGCCGTCGGGCGTGATGGTGAAATAGCCGGGCTGTTCATTGCCGTCGCGATCAGCGGAATAGAACAGCGCCGATCCGTCTGGAGTCCAGCGCGGGGCGAAAACGCCGGTCTTGAACGTCACCTGCCGGGGCTGTCCGCCGGTTGCAGGCATCACCCACAATTCGCTTTCCCCGGTCACGTCCCAGGCGAAGGCGATGGTTTTCCCGTCGGGCGAAAGATTGGCCGCACCCGGTCCGGTGGCGAGCAGATAGCGCGCAATGTCAGCCGGATATTCGCCCGCGCGCCCGATGGTGATCGCGCCGCCGTCCGGCTCCATCGCCTCGATCGACATGTCCGCGCCCTTGGCCCCGCCGAATGTCTCTTCCTGCGCATGGGCATGGAACGGCGCGAAGGCCGCAAGGGCTGCGGCGGACGAAAGCAGGACGGTGCGAAGCATGAAGGAACCTCTTGCGGCTGATACGACAGGCCGCAGAGATTATAGGATCGGTGTGGGTTGGCAATCCTGCGCCGCAGGGGGCGAGGTTCGCGCGGGCTTACTTGCCCAGCTTTGCCTCAAGCGCGGCCAGCTTGGCTTCGAGAGCGTCGGCCTGTTCGCGCGCCTTTTGCGCCATCGCCTTGACCGTCTCGAATTCCTCGCGGGTGACGTAATCCATGCCGCCCATCGCCTCGCGCAGTTTTTCACGGGCGTTCTCACGCGCTTCACGCGTCATGCCGGCCATGGTGCCTGCCGCGCTGTTGGCGAGTTTTACGAAGTCGGCGATGATCGGGTTTTCGCTTTGCATGGTGGTTGATTTGGTCGCGCAGGGACGATTTGTCCAGTCCCAAACGTCGCCAATGCGGCGCAAGGGCAAGCGTGAAAAACTAAAGCTCTATCCGCTCCACCGCGCCTTCTTCCGCATGGGTTCCGCCATCGGGGTTTTCGACGATGAACTGGTAATTCAGAACCGTCGCGAAACTGGCCCATGCGAGATAGGGGATCAGCAGCAAGGCCGCGACCCGGCGTACCCGCCAGAACACCGCGATCACCGCGATCAGCGTTATCACGGCGTAGATCAGCACATACAGCCCGCCCCACATGTTCTGCATGCCGAAGAACACCGGGGTCCATGCCAGATTGCCGATGAAATGGATGGCGAAGACGATGATCGCCACGCCGCGTCCGGCCGCGCCCCATGCGCTCACCACCAGCGCCAGCGACAGGCCGATCATCACGTACAGGACGCTCCAGACGATGCCGAACCACATGGTGGGCGGGAAGATCGCCGGCTTTACCAGCCCCTGGAACCACGCGGTTTGCGGGCTGCCGAATTGACCGGCGGTAAAGCCCAGCAGGACGATGAGCGGCACCAGGAACAGCGCCCAGCGCAGGAAACTCGCCCGCAATTGCGCTTTCGAAGCAAGAAAGTTCATCGTCTCTCCTGACCGGTATGGCGCCGGGGGCGCCGTTCCGGATGATCGTCAACCCGTCTTGATTTCGGCGCGCCCGATTCGGCGGCCCTTTTCATGCGGATGGCGATACACCAGCGGCGATTTTGCGCAAATTGCCCAAGGGCGGCTATCCATAACGGGACACAAACCTACGCAATTTTCGGTATAGAAACCCGCCAATTCCGCGAAACATCATTAAAGGCATTCGTGCTTTCGCGTCATTGTGATAGCGTCGCCACATTCTTGCCGTGATTCGGGGCGCTTTTCGGCAGGAACTTCCACTCGCGCGCCTCACTCAACCAACTGGCACCGCGCTTTGCAAAAGGTGCGATGCCGATGAGGGGAACTTTTTAATGAAAAAGACCAACTTTGCATCGCTGCTCGCCGTTTCGGGTGGCCTCGCTCTCGCAACCGCTGCTTGCTCGGCTCCGGCTGAAGAAGCTGCAACCGACGCAGACACCACCGCTGTGGCTGAGTGCGCCGCTGCTGGCTGTGAAGCTGCTGCTGAAGGTTGCGAAGCTGCTGCTTGCTGTGCAGCTGAAGGTTGTGAAGCTGCTGCATGCTGCGCCGCCGAAGGCTGCGAAGCTGCTGCTTGCGAAGCTGCCTAAGCTTACCGACGCAAAAGCGTTTTCATGCGACCGATGGCAGCCAAGGTTGCCATCGGTCGTTTTGATTCAGGCCCGATGATTCAGGCCCGGTGAGTCAGGCCCGCTGACTTCGAAAAATCCAAACTGTTTGATCCAAATCACTGTAACTTAACAAAGGTTCTGTTAAGCCCCGCGCCCATGACCCCAGTCGAAGCAGCTCACACCGTAATCGAAACCATCACCCAGATGGCGCAGGAGCGTAAACCGCTCATGCTGCGCGTCGTGCCCGAAGACGGCGCGAAGTTCTGGAAGCACTATCCGGAAAAGGACGCGCGCGACAAATTCTGCAAATCGCGCTGGTATTACCATGTCCATGCCGCCGGCAACCGGGATACGGACGAACACGGCCATTTCCACCTGTTCCTCCACCGCACCCAATTGCCCGAAGGGCTGGAGCCGAAAGTGTGGCCGCCGCTGGGCGAAAAGGCCAAGGCGCACGTCACCCATCTGATCGCCCTGTCGATCGACACGCAGGGCATTCCGCGCAGCTGGTTCACCGTGAACCACTTCGTGACCAATGAATTCCTCTATCCCGCCGATGTGATGATCGAGCACCTGCCCGACTTCAACGTCGATCACACGGCGGAGGATGATCTGGTCAACCGCTTCGTCACCGCGATGGTGGCGCTTTATCGTGACGAGATCGCCGAACTGATCCGCGAACGCGATGCGCGGCAGGCCGAACTGGTCGCCGAATTCGGGGACAAAGCCTACACCAAGGCAAGCGGGGTCGAAGTGCTGTCCCAGATCCCGATTGATCTGGACGCGAAGCTTTCGAGCATCGACTTCGGCTGACCTCAGCTTCGCTTTGCACTCACCAGAAACTCCACGTTGCCCTGCGGGCCGGTGATCGGGCTTTCGACGATCCCTTCGATATCCCACTCAAGCCCTTGCAGCCATTGGGAAACCTCGTCGCACACGCGGCTGTGCAAGGCCGCGTCGCGCACCACTCCGCCCTTGCCTACTTCCTCGCGAGCGACTTCGAATTGCGGCTTGATCAGCGCGACCAGACGGCACTCCCGCGCCGCCAGCGCAAGCGGAACCTCCAGCACTTTGGAAAGGCTGATGAAGCTCGCATCGCAAACCACCCAGTTGCAATCGCGGGTGATGTGATCGCGGGTGAGGATGCGCGCACTGGTCTGTTCCAGCACCGTGACGCGTTCATCCTGCCGCAGTTTCCACGCGAGCTGGTTCGTCCCCGAATCCACCGCGAAGACATGCTCCGCCCCGTGGGTGAGCAGCACATCGGTAAAGCCGCCGGTCGAACTGCCGACATCCATCGCTACCGCGCCTGCCGGATTTAGGCCGAAGTGTTCGATCGCATGCGCCAGCTTGATCCCGCCCCGGCTGACCCAGGGATGATCGCGCCCGCGCACTTCCAATGGCGCATCCTCGGCGATCTGCTGCCCCGGCTTGGCAATCTTTTCCTCGCCCGAAAAAACCAGCCCCGCCATCACCAGCGCCTGTGCGCGGGTGCGGCTTTCGGCAAGGTCGCGTTCGACCAGCAGGTGATCGACGCGCTTCTTTTTCGAGGATTTCGCAAGCTTGGTCATGGACGCTTCAGCCGTTAGCGCGCATTTATGCGGCATGAAAGCCGTCTACGCCCGCACCGCCGCCGCCCTTGCCCTGACATTCGGCCTTGCCGCTTGCGTTTCCGCGCCCCCGCCCGCGCCGACACCCCCGCCGGTGGTGCGCCCCGCTCCGACCCCGACACCCACGCCCGCGCCGCCGCCCGTGGTGCAGGAACCGCGTTATGACAATTACCTCGACGCGCCGCAGACGCCGGGCGACTGGCGCTATTTCGCCAACCGGTTCGGATCGCGCGCGGTGTTTGTCGGACCCGGAGACGAGGCACTATTCGTGATCACCTGCGCCGGCCCGCGCAATCCCAACATACTGATGGATCGCGCCACCACCGGAGAAGGGCCGCGCGCAATGAAGATCACCACCGAAACGCGCAGCACCCAGCTGGCCGCGGTGGCGCGGCCGCGCCGCACCGGCCTGACCAAGGGGATGGAAGTGTGGGAAACGATGCCCGGCAGCGCATCGGTGACGATCGCGGGCAACGATCCGCTGCTCGACGCGATGGCGATCACCAAGGGCCGCTTTGCCGTGGAGATCGAAGGCGAGCGCACGCTCTACCTGCCCGCATGGGTCGAAGTGAGCCGGGTGATCGAGGATTGTAGGTGATTTGAACTCACCCTCCCCACCCGATTCTATACGTTAATATCCACAGGGTTGTGCGCAGCCTTTCCACATCCTGCCAACAGGCACGAAAAACGCCCGGGGTTTCCCCTCGGGCGGCGGCGCGGCGCGTGTGGCGCAACAGCAGGCAAGTATGACGTGGGAAAACTATAATTCAAGTCTTGTGTATGCGGCCCCAACGACTCAAATGTGTGCATGAGGCCAGCGGCGAACGCGGCTCTCGGCCCCCGGTGATACGGTTTGGGTCTTGGCACACAAGCGCGAAAGGAGGTGATCCGATGTCTCATGGTTCAGTAGAGAGGTCGGCAAGTTTCCGCGCGAGGCATATTCGGTAATTTCGACTACCGAGTAAGGCTTCGTGAGCGGCGCTTACCGCCGCTGACCATGCAAAGGGCAGTTCCCCGACGGGCGGAGCTGCCCTTTTCATTTTTGTGGTTACGATTGTGGTTACGCTCGCCCATCCGGGCGAGCATCCTCGGCGCTGTTCCTAGCTTCGCTCGGGCACCTGCGGGCGGGCGGTCGCCCTTGCGACGCCAAGGCGTCGTTTGGTCTGTGCCATTAATCTTGCTCTCTGCTTCCCCCCACATTATCCGCATCCCCATGCAATTCGAGACGATCCCGCACCCTTCACCCACGCCCGATGACGTTCGCACGGCAGCGATTGCCGATCCCGGCTTCGGCAAGGTTTTCACCGATCACATGGTCACCATCGACTATGACGAAGACAAAGGCGGCTGGCACAATGCGCAGATTGGCCCGCGCCAGCCCATCCCGCTCGATCCGGCGGCATCGGTGCTGCATTATGCGCAGGAAATCTTCGAAGGGATGAAGGCGTACAGGCACCCCGACGGCAGCTTCGCGCTGTTCCGGCCGGAGGAAAACGCGCGCCGTTTCAACGCGTCGGCCCGGCGCATGGCCATGCCGGAAATCCCGGAGGAACTGTTCCTCGAAGCCGTGCGGCTCGCGGTGAAGACCGATGCGGACTGGATGCCCAGCGTCGAAGGCGGCTCGCTCTATATCCGCCCCTTCATGTTCGCATCCGAAGCGTTCCTGGGCGTGCGTCCGGCGAAGCAGTACAAGTTCGTCGTGATCCTCGTTTCCAGCGGCAATTACTTCAAGGGCGGCGTGAACCCGGTGAAGATCTGGGTTTCGCAGGATTACGTGCGCGCGGCCCCCGGTGGCACCGGCGCGGCCAAGACCGGCGGCAACTACGCGGCCAGCCTTGTCCCGCAAGCCGAAGCGATCGCGCATGGCTGCGATCAGGTCGTGTTCCTTGATGCGGCGGAGAAAAAATGGGTCGAGGAACTGGGCGGAATGAACCTGTTCTTCGTGCGCCGCGACGGCAGCGTCATCACGCCCCCGCTCACCGGCACGATCCTGCCCGGCATCACCCGCGACAGCCTGATCGCGATGCTGCGCGAGGAAGGGCTTGAGGTGCGCGAGGAGCCTTACTCCATCGCCCAGTGGCGCGAGGAAGCGGAGAGCGGCGAACTGCTCGAAACCTTGGCTTGCGGCACAGCGGCGGTTGTCACCCCCGTCGGCACGGTGGCTTCACCCGCCGGAGAATTCACCATCGGCACGGGCGGCATCGGCCAGATGGCGCAGAAAATGCGCGAGAAACTGACCGGCATCCAGAACGGCGCGGTCGAGGACAAACACGGCTGGGTGATGCGGGTTTGAGGAGATACGAGCGATGCTAATCAAGGCGATCACCCTCGCATTACTGCTTTCAGGCACATCGACTGTGGTTGAATGGCTTGACGAAAATACGGCAAAAGTAAGCGTGACGCTTGAGATTCGGCAGGCGGCGGATGGCTATGTCAAAGCTCCAGCGGAAGTTGAAAAAGCCGCTGAGGAGGCGTGCAAGGCCAAGGGCGAAGCTAGGCGGATCACCGAATATGTCTTTGAAAACCCTCCCAGTGATGAAAGCAAAGACGGTCCGTTAATGATGACTTTGACCGCGACCTATGAGTGCACCTGACCGCCTTACACCAATCACGGTAGCTGCACTCTATAAGTTCACGCCCTTCGCAGATCCCGCTGCCCTGCGCGAGCCGCTGCTTGCCGCATGCGAAGAGGTCGGGGTCAAGGGCACGCTCCTGCTTGCAAACGAAGGCATCAACGGCACCATTTCGGGAACCGACAACGCCATTGCCGCCGTGCTCGATCATATCCGCAGCCTCCCCGGTTGCGCCGATACCGAGGTCAAATTCTCGCACGCGCCCGAAATGCCGTTCCACCGCATGAAGGTGCGGCTGAAGCGCGAGATCGTGACCATGGGGCAGCCCGATATCGATCCGCGCCACAGCGTCGGGCGCTATGTCGATCCGCAGGACTGGAACGCGCTCATCTCCGATCCCGACACCGTGGTGATCGACACGCGCAATGATTACGAAGTCGCCGTCGGCACATTCGAAGGCGCGGTTGATCCGACCACCCAATCCTTCCGCGACTTTCCGAAGTGGTTTCGGGAACACCGCGAGGAATTGCTCACCGGCAAGAAACGCGTCGCCATGTTCTGCACCGGCGGCATACGCTGCGAGAAATCGACCAGCTTCCTGCGCGCCGAAGGGATAGAGGACGTGTTCCACCTGAAAGGCGGCATCCTCAAATATCTGGAGGAAGTGCCGCCCGAGGAAAGCAAGTGGCAGGGCGACTGCTTCGTCTTTGATGAGCGGGTGACGGTTCGCCACGGGCTGGAGCCGGGCGAATACGGCCTGTGTCGCGCCTGCCGCCGCCCGGTGTCCGCCGAAGACATGGGGCATCCCCATTTCGAGGAAGGCGTCAGCTGCCCGCATTGCATCGACGAGCGCACCGAGGAACAGCGCGCGCGCTACCGCGAACGCCAACGGCAGGAAGCGCTCGCCCGCAAACGCGGAACCCATCATGTCGGCGCGACGTTCACTCCAGAGGATGACTGAAACCGCGCCCTCTGTTCCTGTCCTCTACTCCTTCCGTCGCTGCCCCTATGCGATGCGTGCGCGCATGGCGCTGTGGATCGCGGGGGAAACGGTGGAACTGCGCGAGGTGAAGCTCGCCGCCAAGCCGCCCGAAATGCTCGAAGCCAGCCCCAAGGGGACGGTTCCGGTGCTCGATTTCCGGGACGGTTCGGTGATCGACGAAAGCCTCGCCATCATGCGCTGGGCGCTGCACCGCAACGATCCCGAAGGCTGGCTGGCGGGCGATGATGAGGCGCTGATCGCGCGCAATGACGGGCCGTTCAAACGCGCGCTTGATCGCTACAAATACCCGACCCGTTATCCTGATGAGGCCGGCGGGGACGAGGAGACATTTCGCCTCGATCACCGCACCCACGGGCTGGCGGTGCTGCACGATCTCGATGCGCGGCTGGGCAGCAGCGCGCAGCTGTGCGGCGACAGCCGGGCGCTTGCCGATATCGCGCTGTTCCCCTTTGTCCGGCAATTCGCCAACACCGACCGCGAATGGTTCGACGCGCAGGGGCTGCCGCATGTGCAGGAATGGCTCGAAGGGCATCTCGCGTCAGACCTGTTCGCAAGCGTGATGCCGAAGTTTGCCCCGTGGAAAGCGGGTGACGAACCGGTGCTGTTCGGCCCCTAAAGGGCGTCGCGGAACGCGTCGATCAGCCAGCTTGTCGCCGGGCCTAGCCTTGTGTCGCGGCGCCAGATCGCGCTGAGCTGGTAATGCGCGCCGGGCCGTTCGGGCAGGTCCAGCTCCACCAGAGCGCCAGAGACCAGATCACCCGCCACCATTTCGCGCGGCATATTTCCCCAACCCAGCCCCGCCTTCAACAGCGTGCGCTTTGCGCCCAGATCGCCCAGCCGCCATGTCAGCGGGCTGAGCACCGAAAACTCGCGCCCCTCGGTCCGGCGGGAACGGTCTGACAGCACCAGTTGCAGGTGGCGGCGGCTTTCGCCCGGTGCGATATTGCCCTGCGCCAAAGGGTGATCGGGCACGGCGACGGGGATCAGATCGACCTCGCCTACCGCCTGCCGCTCCAGCGCCGGGTCTTCGCCGATGATCGGGCCGCCGATGGCAAGCTGCGCGCCTTCGTCGAGCAGGCATTCCACCACCGCACCCAGCCCCTCCACCCGCAGCCGCAGCGCGACGGTGGGGAAGGTTTCGCGGAAATTTCGCAGCACCTTTGCCGTGACTTCGCCCGGCAGCATCACGTCGAGCACCAGGCCGAGATTGCTTTCCAGCCCCGCGTGCAAGGACCGGGTCTTGGCCAGCAGCCCGTCAACCCGGTCTGCCACAGCGCGCGCTTCGGTGAGCAGCCCCTCGCCCGCCTCGGTCAGCACCGGTTTGCGCGAACCTTCGCGTTCGAACAGGGTGACGGCAAGCTGCGCCTCAAGCTGCGCGATGCCGTAACTGATCGCGGAGACTGCGCGCCCCATCCGCCGCGCCGCGCCGCCAAAGCTGCCTTCCTCCACCACCGCGATGAAGATGCGCAATTGATCGAGACTGGGATCGCCGAGCTTCATGTCACAGATGTTCAGATATTCCGAACATCTTGGCAAGTTTTATCGCAGTTTTCCGGTCAAACTCGGTGGCCTATCTACCCCTCAACGACGCGGGGATCGCCCAAGGGCCCCCGCAGAAAAGGAGACAAGAGCCATGATCGAACTGCGTCCATTCAACACGCTCGGCGCCGCCAATCACGGGTGGCTCGATGCGCATCACCACTTTTCCTTCGCCGGCTATCACGATCCCGCGCGGGTCCACTGGGGCGCCTTGCGCGTCTGGAACGACGACACGATTGCGCCGGGAACGGGCTTTCCCACTCACCCGCACAACGACATGGAAATCATCACCTATGTCCGCAAAGGCGCGATCACCCATCGCGATTCCATGGGCAACGAAGGCCGCACCGAAGCGGGCGACGTGCAGGTGATGAGCGCGGGCAATGGCGTGCGCCATTCGGAATACAATCTGGAAGGCGAGGACACCACGCTGTTCCAGATCTGGATCATCCCGGATGAACGCGGCGGCGAACCCAGCTGGGGCGCCAAGCAGTTCCCCAAGGGTGATCGCGCCGGGGCTTTCGTTCCGCTCGCCAGCGGGATTGCCAACGACAACCAGAACGGCGCCCTGCCGATCCGCAGCAAGGCCCGTGTTCTGGGTGCGACGATCAAGGCGGGTGAAAGCGTGACCTACACGCCGTCCTCGGCCGATCGCCACCTCTACCTTGTCCCCGCAACCGGCAAGGTACGCGTGGACGATGTCGAGGCAAACGCCCGCGACGGGGTCGCCATCACGCAGCTGGAGCAGGTGACGATCACCGCGCTCGAAGACAGCGAAGTCGTGCTGGTCGACGCCGCCTGACACCTTCCCTCGGGGGCTGACCGCGTTCCCCCTCCCTCTCCCCCAACGGTCAGCCCCCACCCCCGTTCATCCCCTCAATGGAGTTTCCCCCAATGTCGAACATCCTCCACATCACCGCCAGCATCCGCGGCGACGAAAGCATCTCCAACGCGCTCGGCAATCGTCTGGTCGAAGGGCTCGCCGCCAAGACCGGGGCGCTCGTCACCCGCCGCGACCTGTCGGCCAATGATCTGCCCTACGTCAGCGCCGAACGGTTCGCCGCGAACCTTGCTCCTGCTGCCGATCGCACGCCCGAACAGGCGGAACTGGCCGCGATTGCCGATACTCTGATCGGCGAACTTCAGGCCGCCGACACCATCGTCATCGCCAGCCCGATCTACAATTTCGGCGTGCCTGCCACAGTAAAGGCATGGGCCGATCTGGTCGCCCGCGCCGGGACGACCTTCAAATACACCGAAACCGGCCCTGTCGGCCTGCTCGAAGGCAAGAAGGCCTATCTCGCGATCGCTTCGGGAGGAACGCCGGTGGGTAGCGATATCGATTTCATGAGCCGCTGGCTGATCTTCTTCCTCGGCTTCCTCGGCATCTCCGATGTCGAAGTGGTCGCCGCCGACGGGATCATGGGCGCGGATGGCAGGGAAAAGATTGACCGCGCCCATGAAAAGGTTGCCGAACTGGTCGGCTGAACCGGATCAGGAAATCACGAGGCGGCGGATCGTTCAGGCAGCGGTCCGCCGCCTTTTCCTACGCGCTCGAACATCATCGCCGCCTGCGCCTGCTTGGCGTAATATTCGGGACGGCGCGGATATTTGACCAGCAGCAACAGCGACAGCGCCACCACGATCCCTGCGCCCACCACCAGGAAGATCGAGGAAAGGCCGCCCATCGCATCGGTCTTGCCCAGCATGAAGGCGCCGAAGGAAATCCCGAAATTGCTGACCGCCATGTAGATCGTGAACTGGGTCGCGGCGACCTTGGGATCGCACAGCCGCATCGATATCGGCAGCGCCGCCACGGTCAGCAGCATGTCCATCGCGATCCACGAATAGACGAAGGCCATGAAGACGACCGGATTGCCCCAGAATTCCTGCCCCAGATACATGGCTGTGATCA
It contains:
- the leuB gene encoding 3-isopropylmalate dehydrogenase; this translates as MKIAVLPGDGIGPEVTREAVRVLEALGLPGLIMFEGDVGGVAYKRHGHPLPEETLTIARSCDAVLFGAVGDPSCDKLDRHLRPEQAVLGLRKELGLFANLRPAKVFPGLEHLSPLKPEIARELDLIIVRELTGDVYFGDKGVRMANDGTREGWDMMNYSETEVRRIALIAFRTARARNNKLRVTSVDKANVLETSQVWRDTVIEAAGAHPDIALSHMYVDNAAMQLISHPGSFGVVLTGNLFGDILSDLASAAVGSIGLLASASLGERSTEYGMFGMYEPIHGSAPDIAGQGVANPTAAILSVAMMLRYSFKLDDQAKRIETAVERALADGFLGRDLGGEHGTEAIGTAVCERL
- the recO gene encoding DNA repair protein RecO, translating into MNLSAPAILIASRAHGESAAIARLLTEEYGLVAGYVAGGRGRQLRPVMIPGNAVEVELRARSDSQLPFARLELSESRAPWMTEPLPASAIQWACALTASTLPERNPYPALYSALDALLTAICHAPSARGWLPAMVAYEAMLLGELGYGGQKPDMAGDFDAQFQAFRQLHRPIRDHLLDGRARDVMAARVTLGERLARMVGG
- a CDS encoding S9 family peptidase; protein product: MLRTVLLSSAAALAAFAPFHAHAQEETFGGAKGADMSIEAMEPDGGAITIGRAGEYPADIARYLLATGPGAANLSPDGKTIAFAWDVTGESELWVMPATGGQPRQVTFKTGVFAPRWTPDGSALFYSADRDGNEQPGYFTITPDGSTETEVLPAARGDFRIFGDFAADGSFVYASTARGTGVFDIYRGTMSGESELIVESELGLAARSISPDGKYALVTETVGEDADNLYLLDLATKEMTTISKPTVEDRASHTLGSFAWKGDSSAFAFSTNVGREFGALTVYRIDEAEFQMVEPSDADVENVEVCGADGEIIAYTENRDGFDTLRLRNAGDGSDLPVPALPEGKYQLDCEGNEDPMLMVRVNGWQTPGEIWMIDPVEGTGEKVFAANLAGLDPARLVRPQVVRYPARDGVELQGLLYLPEGAGKGADAPPVIFDVHGGPSGQSMATFDPVTQYHVARGVAVFQPNVRGSTGLGRTYSTLDDREKRLDSISDLVDLKAALAADGLIDGDRAAVMGGSYGGYAVNAVLAEYPGEFAAGVSLYGVADWVTALEVASPSLKAADRIEYGDITEQRWRDFYSVNSPIRKADQITVPVLFSHGVMDPRIDIYETEVMVKTLRANGVEAPFIRIPDEGHGWRKLANQLFYFRKQAEFIEAQLGLAQGE
- a CDS encoding accessory factor UbiK family protein, producing the protein MQSENPIIADFVKLANSAAGTMAGMTREARENAREKLREAMGGMDYVTREEFETVKAMAQKAREQADALEAKLAALEAKLGK
- a CDS encoding TspO/MBR family protein; amino-acid sequence: MNFLASKAQLRASFLRWALFLVPLIVLLGFTAGQFGSPQTAWFQGLVKPAIFPPTMWFGIVWSVLYVMIGLSLALVVSAWGAAGRGVAIIVFAIHFIGNLAWTPVFFGMQNMWGGLYVLIYAVITLIAVIAVFWRVRRVAALLLIPYLAWASFATVLNYQFIVENPDGGTHAEEGAVERIEL
- a CDS encoding DUF6969 family protein; translated protein: MTPVEAAHTVIETITQMAQERKPLMLRVVPEDGAKFWKHYPEKDARDKFCKSRWYYHVHAAGNRDTDEHGHFHLFLHRTQLPEGLEPKVWPPLGEKAKAHVTHLIALSIDTQGIPRSWFTVNHFVTNEFLYPADVMIEHLPDFNVDHTAEDDLVNRFVTAMVALYRDEIAELIRERDARQAELVAEFGDKAYTKASGVEVLSQIPIDLDAKLSSIDFG
- a CDS encoding TlyA family RNA methyltransferase translates to MTKLAKSSKKKRVDHLLVERDLAESRTRAQALVMAGLVFSGEEKIAKPGQQIAEDAPLEVRGRDHPWVSRGGIKLAHAIEHFGLNPAGAVAMDVGSSTGGFTDVLLTHGAEHVFAVDSGTNQLAWKLRQDERVTVLEQTSARILTRDHITRDCNWVVCDASFISLSKVLEVPLALAARECRLVALIKPQFEVAREEVGKGGVVRDAALHSRVCDEVSQWLQGLEWDIEGIVESPITGPQGNVEFLVSAKRS